Genomic DNA from Haloarcula marina:
ATGTAGCGGCCGCCGACGGCCTTGATGCCCTCCCAGGCCCACTCGTCGTCCTCGTTGGCGATGGAGTTGCCCGTGTCGTCCTCGCCCTCGACGACGCGGGCGACTTCGATGATGTCGACTTCGGTGAGCATCCCGGTCATCTCGCCGTCGTCGTCCAAGACGACGCCGTAGGGGACTTCGGCGTAGGAGAGTTCGCGTTCGGCGACGGTCAGCGGCGTCTCGACGTAGATGCAGTTGACTTCGCTACTCGCGAGGTCGTTGGCCAGGGCGTCGCCGTCGACGGCCCCGTTAGCGATGGCGCGGACAACGTCGGTGACGGTGATGATACCTTCGAGGTCGCCGTCGACGACGGGGATGCGGCGGTCACCCTCTGAGAGCATGAGGGTGGCCACGTCCTCGATGGTGGCGTCGGCGGTTATGGTCGGAACTTCTTCGACCAGCAAGGCGAGTTGGTCCTCGTCAGGTTGGTCGATGAGGGACTCCCGGGAGATGATCCCCCGGAACTCCTCGCCGTCGTCGGTCTCTTTGATGACGGGGACGGACGAGAACGCCCGCTCTTGGAGATACTCCAGCACGTCGTCACGGGTGCCCGGAATCTGGACCGTGACAACGTCCGAGCGCGGCGTCATGGCGTCTGCGACGTTCATACTGCCAACAGTTCCGCCCCGCACATACTAAGTCCTTAACATCCGGGGGCCGACGCCGCTCTCGACGGCGGCTTTGGGCGGGTCGTCGACCCAGACGCGGCGGCGAGCGTCGCGTCACCAGTCAACGGTCCGCGTTACACCCACTGCCTACAAAAGTTCCGTGAATCGAAATTTTCACATTGAGTATGATATCTGCGGTGAAAGAAGTTCGTACGATGAGAATGAGAAGCTTACCGCTATCGAAACCGAGCGACAGCGTTGCAACCGAATCGACCCTTCCGAATCCATATTCTGATAATCGGGGCCGTTTCGTCAGACAGATGGCTGACAGCGAACGGCGCGTAAGCCGAGGATTCCGCTACGTTTATATGTGGGTGTTACATATTATCATGCATGGAGCCGGATACGGTTGCACCAACGGAGGTTGCTGAGAACGTTGAAGTCATGGCCTCGATAGAGGAGGGGCAGACGGACACGTTCATCATCGCAGATGTTTCGCAGGACGACGCGTATATGACACTCCCGTTGGTAGAGGCCGCCTCGCTTCCCGAGTGGCGGTAACCGGCTCAGTGCGTTTCGACCCACAATCGACCCATTTTCGAGAGTCGCGTCGCGTAGCGTCCGCCCGCTTCGTCGCGGCGACGGCCGCGGCGCTCCCCTGAGCTATTCTCCGCGCTCGCCACCGCGCGCAACGGACAGGAGCGGAACCGCCGGGCGCTCGCTCTCGGCGGCCAACACCTCGGACTGTGTCACGCCCGCTGGGGTCAGCAGGTCGACGACGTTCGACTGGAACTCGCTGGTGCGCCCGCCGAAGTCGGTGACGCTCCGCTCGGCCTCGATTACGGCCACGCCGCCGGGACCGGTCAGGGAGTTCCCCACGACCAGCGGAACGAGTTCCATCGTCGCTACGTCACCGAGAGCGTCTGCCGGGACGGACACCCACAGGCCGTCGAGGCCGTCGCGAGTCTCGACGGTCACGTCCTCGGTGAGAACGGTACCGTCGGTCGCTTCGAGCGCAGTGGTCGTCCCGCTGGCGACGACTCGATAGTGGTACGTCGGGGCGATATCGGCCCCGATACCCTCTCGGGCGGCGGTTCCGCCCCCGCTGGCGTCGGGGTCCCGGAGGTACACTTGCACGTGTTGTTTCCGTGACCCCCGCCGGTTCGTCTCGACGGGGCCGCGGAACCCGAACTGGAAGTGGTACCGCTCTTCTCCCGCGAAAACGCCGAACCGCGTGAGGTCCAGCGCCCCGTCGGGCCATCGCGAGGAGTCGGGATAGGTGTAGCTTCCGGGGCCGTGGTCGTCGCCGGTCGGGTCCGTCCACGTCGCCACGGGGGCCGCATCCAGACGCAGGTTCCGGACCCCGGTCGACAGCGAGACCAACGGGAGTGTCGCGCCGGACCCGGACCGCACCGCAGATTCGTCGGTGAGTGGGCCGACGACTACATCCGCGACGTTCGACCCGCCGACCTGCGCAACCTCGCCCGGTGCGTCAGTATCGTACCCGGCCACCAAGGCCGTGAATCGGAGTTCTCGCGATTCGGCGGGCAGATACTCGCTCGGCACGGTCAGGCGTATCTCGTCGCCGACGATTCGGGTGTCGAGGTCGGTCGGTCGTGTGCCGTCTGCCCGTTCGAGGACGGCATCCTCCGGGGTCCGAATCGCCCGGTACTGAGCGGATTCGGTCAGCGAGGCGTCGATGCCGTCGCGGGTGTCCGTCGTGCCGCCATCCGCGTCGGGGTCGCGCAAATATAGCTGAAGGTGCTGGTGCGCGCCGCCGTCCGGGAGGTCGGCGAACGACCAGACGAACTGGTGGGCGTCGTCGGTCTCGTACACGTCGAGGCCCCGCAGGTCGAGGGCCGCCGCCGGAACGCCGTCGGGGGCGGCGGCGTCTCCGCTCGGGTCGTCGTACGTCGCCACCCGTTCCCCGCGACCCGCCAAGCCGTCGGCCCGGAGCACGACCACCGAGTCGACGGTGACGCCGCCCGTCGTCCCCACACTGTCTCCGGACACCCGGTCCGTTCGCTCGACGGCGGGGTGCTGAGCCACCTCGACGGCGTCTTCGGCGAAGTTCAGGAGGACGTGGACGCGCTCCCCCTCCATTTCGCGTGCGTAGCCCGTCACGCGGTCGTTTCCGGGCGCGACCGAGAGCGGAATCACGTCGGCGTCCGACTGGAGCGCTCGCTCGTCGTGACGCACCGCGGCGAGGTTCCGGTAGAACGCGCGCAAGTCCTCGTCGGCCCGCTCCCAGTTCATCCGCTCGCGCATCCCGGTCAGCCCCGTCTCCTGTCCGTAGTACACCATCGGCGCGCCGGGGAGGGTGAAGGTCGCCGCCCCGGCGGCCATCTGGGCGGCCCGACTCGCGTCGGCGAGGTAGCGGTCGGTGTCGTGGTTCTCGACGTAGTTCAGGAGGCTCACGTGGTCGGGGTAGCCCGCGTCGCGCCGCCACTCGCACACGTCGCGGAGGGCGTCCGCCGACTCCTCCCCCGAACCGATTGCACCCAGCGTCTCGAAGAGGCCCTCGGCGTAGTGGAGGCCGAATTCGTTCTCGGCGAAGTCGGCGTAGTCGTCCTGCCACGGGACGGCCTCGGCCAGCAAGAGGAAGTCGGGATGCTCGGCTTTGATTCGCTGACGGAACTCCTTCCAGAAACTGTGGGGCAGGCCCCACGCCACGTCACAGCGGAAGCCGTCCACCACGTCGGCCCACTCCTCCGCGATGGCGAGGACCCACGACCGAACGGCGGGGTTGTCGAAGTCCAGAATGGGGATGCCCCGCCATCCGAAGTAGTACTGGGCGTCGCCGCCCTCCCAGCGGTACCAGTCCCGAAACGGGGCGTCCTCGCCGCCGGTCGCGGACTGGAAGTAGGGGTGTTCGCGGGCGGTGTGGTTCACCACGAGGTCGAAGATGACCTTGATGCCTCGCTCGTGGCAGGCGTCGACGAACGACTCGAACTGTGCCCGACTGCCCAGCGCGTCGGCCGTCTCGAAGTAGTCGATAACGTCGTAGCCGTGCGGCCCGCCGGGTTGGGTCTCGTCGCGGTGGCTGTGAGCGTCCAGAATCGGCGTCAGCCACACTGCGTCGGCCCCCATCGAGTCGATGTAGTCGACCGTCGATTCGAGGAAGTCGAAGTCCACGTCCGCGCCGAACCGCCGGACGAATATCTC
This window encodes:
- a CDS encoding glucodextranase DOMON-like domain-containing protein, which gives rise to MTGGDTSLTRRHLLLAAALSGLAGCPGGGSDSASTGTDQSAATATTTETQTETGPTVADAPQAEVRGAHAPGPPVFTSVGESIRAPEFSGVESNLAPRNPDREGTYAWSVADAPDESEAAVGDGAAVEFEPDVAGTYTLALDAPDGTHETTVRAFPRQTAGDPRPTLTLSSEQADDSIVLTADARAPASNDESDDDLTVEFLVDDRDREAMDGTLAVDGHEARLSVENLSGPVRVHAAAVGATGRSVADTLRIAPDGTTTHPTGPPAWAEDAVVYEIFVRRFGADVDFDFLESTVDYIDSMGADAVWLTPILDAHSHRDETQPGGPHGYDVIDYFETADALGSRAQFESFVDACHERGIKVIFDLVVNHTAREHPYFQSATGGEDAPFRDWYRWEGGDAQYYFGWRGIPILDFDNPAVRSWVLAIAEEWADVVDGFRCDVAWGLPHSFWKEFRQRIKAEHPDFLLLAEAVPWQDDYADFAENEFGLHYAEGLFETLGAIGSGEESADALRDVCEWRRDAGYPDHVSLLNYVENHDTDRYLADASRAAQMAAGAATFTLPGAPMVYYGQETGLTGMRERMNWERADEDLRAFYRNLAAVRHDERALQSDADVIPLSVAPGNDRVTGYAREMEGERVHVLLNFAEDAVEVAQHPAVERTDRVSGDSVGTTGGVTVDSVVVLRADGLAGRGERVATYDDPSGDAAAPDGVPAAALDLRGLDVYETDDAHQFVWSFADLPDGGAHQHLQLYLRDPDADGGTTDTRDGIDASLTESAQYRAIRTPEDAVLERADGTRPTDLDTRIVGDEIRLTVPSEYLPAESRELRFTALVAGYDTDAPGEVAQVGGSNVADVVVGPLTDESAVRSGSGATLPLVSLSTGVRNLRLDAAPVATWTDPTGDDHGPGSYTYPDSSRWPDGALDLTRFGVFAGEERYHFQFGFRGPVETNRRGSRKQHVQVYLRDPDASGGGTAAREGIGADIAPTYHYRVVASGTTTALEATDGTVLTEDVTVETRDGLDGLWVSVPADALGDVATMELVPLVVGNSLTGPGGVAVIEAERSVTDFGGRTSEFQSNVVDLLTPAGVTQSEVLAAESERPAVPLLSVARGGERGE
- a CDS encoding DUF7556 family protein — translated: MEPDTVAPTEVAENVEVMASIEEGQTDTFIIADVSQDDAYMTLPLVEAASLPEWR
- a CDS encoding CBS domain-containing protein — translated: MNVADAMTPRSDVVTVQIPGTRDDVLEYLQERAFSSVPVIKETDDGEEFRGIISRESLIDQPDEDQLALLVEEVPTITADATIEDVATLMLSEGDRRIPVVDGDLEGIITVTDVVRAIANGAVDGDALANDLASSEVNCIYVETPLTVAERELSYAEVPYGVVLDDDGEMTGMLTEVDIIEVARVVEGEDDTGNSIANEDDEWAWEGIKAVGGRYMPTRNVEIPVEPVREFMTPDLVTVNKRRTAEEIAQLMLEHDIEQIPLVAGDELVGIVRDVDLLEGL